GCAGAAAACATTCCCTCTGCATATCTGCATTTCCATATATGAGAAGGAGTGGTTTCCATAGACAGCTATAAACCAGTGTTGAACCGAGTACTAATGAGTAGggatcaaattcgcccaagcctactaATGAGGTGGTGTTTTCTTTGTTTATCTATAGAGAAGGTCTCTGAAAAAAATTGGCAACTCAGAGAAATAGCATTAGCTCATACAATAAGCTTGTTCCTCATACTTCACTATTTTACtagtaaaataaatggaagacAATTTGTGTGTACCTATATAGGGTACATATTTCACTTGAACTTCTGCACCATTTTAACTTTCGTATAATAGGCATATTGAAAATCTCACAAGCGTACACCACAATTTATGCATGGAGCTGCTGTATAAAAGACTCCCATCTTACAAGAACCTATAAATAGAAGCTACTTATGGGGGAAAAGTAACGTTTCAACATTTAAAAATtctatgttatataatataatgtaaaattcagaaaaacaaacaattaagaACCGCTTAAACAGCCAGtaacaacaaaataattaaaatgccctttatgtttttataaaaaaaaattcacaaaggcTCCATCATTTCCAGAATGCatgatatattatttaaaatacctttatttaATGCTGTAGGACTCTTTGGCCAAATCATGAATGTGTATTACCCAATGCTTTACAATGAAGCCTACGCCAAATTAGTTGGGGTAGTGAATGCAACATTTCTTCAGACACGAGAGCACAAACATTCATGGTTATCAAAATATTCTTACATTTATTGGACTTAAAGATCTTGTTTAATATAGAACATTcattattttggtgttactggtcctttaagcttaaCAACCCAATTTACAGCTGTGTGCATCACATACTGTAGATGTTTCTAAGGTTTAAGGTAAAGCTACACAGTACAAAGCACCGGGTATATCTCTGATTAATTCGCTGTTCCTAATGAAGTGGGCTATGCACTTCCTCACCCTCACAAAGTCATATCCTTAGTGTTTTAGAATATTAGAAAGTACCCTCTTCTGAGAACTATCAAAATGAGTTCTATGTTCCTAAAATGTATCTCACGTAATAATAATATGTTCTCAGGCTTGGAGAGGTGTGGATTGGTGACCGCACCTTTCTGTACATAGCTCATtacaaaacttcaaaaaaaagtgttatgttCATAAGAAAACGGGTCAAGTGCCAGGACCTGGTACAGGCCAAGAGATTCATCTTCTGATGCTGGTGAAACCTCCATACGGAGTGCAGCAGTTTTGTTATTCCATGGGGATATTATGATCTGCTTACACACTCTTGATGGTTCAGAACACAGTGTTCCAATCTGGAAAAAGATCCGTTACCAAATTCATTTCATTGCGGTTTGCTTGTGTAAATAAAGTTCCAAACACCAGATACTGCCCTTTAGACTGGATGCCATATGACCAGAATGTGTTTATTCAGAGTAAAGGAACCACTCCTATTTTACTGCCATAACAATGCTATTTCATTGTGTTGTACTCTGAAGCTGCATCCCATGAAGAAAGGTAAGCCTTTTAAGATGGGAAGCAAAACATGGTTTAGTGAGTCAGATGAAGTAACACTGTGCTGTACTGTATCCTGGAGACTATGCAGAGCATGATGCAGTGTATGGTTCTGTGTTGAAGAAGTCATCACATTCAGAGGAGGCCAGAAATAAATCTCAAGGTTTTCCCAAGAAATCTAGAAATCAAGAAATGCATAAAAACAGAAGGTCAGGTTATATGAAATGAAAACTGTCCCACCTAAAAACTACACTGATTTTATTTTCTACCATTAATTCAATGTGCTTAAGGCTTACTTAATATTTTTCCTGCCACAAGCTAAATTATGAATCATGATTTATCTTTCTATGCTCCCCCTAAGAAATGTACCTAACTGGGGACCCAGCTGTGGTTGTTACTCTGGTTGGTGCCAGGAAGTGAAGGTTCAAAGATGAAATCAAGGCCGCCCTCGTCCATCAGCTCATTGTTGATGATGTATTCCATGTCACACTCAAGGTTCTCAAGGATCATGTCCATGTCTAAGTCTATTGGAAGCCTGTCTGGGGTTCCACCAAGTGGGCTTGACTTAGAAGCTGGTACAGACGGGGCTGCAGGAAGTCCTAGCATACTAAGTTTGTTGGAGGTTACAACAGTATTCAGTGAAACAGTAGGCTTATCTGGTGTCCTTCCTTTATTCTGTCCACCCATAAGTAGAGAGAGACTTTGTCCACCACTTTGTGGTAATACTGGGTCGACTTGAGTCATTAAGACATTGCTTGGTGGAGGAGAGTCTGAGGTCAGCAGGGCTTCAAGAGTTTGAGGCCTTGGAAATGAAGATCCCTGCACATCCAAGGGGCTGAAGAGGGAGTTACCATAGTTGATAGTCTGGGAAGAACGCATGGAAAAACTGGAGGCTCCTTGCAAAAGAGGTTGGGATGCAGGGGGACCAGATGACAACATAGTAAGACCATCAATCAGCTCCAACTCTTCAGTAACAGTAGGGGGGACACTGTTTGAAAAAGAGATAGAATGGAGCTCTTCATCTACTAGATCTTCCTGTTCAGGCAAAATGGGGGACAGCCGAAGACTGAGATTACTGGCATTGGATCCTGTACGGGGTCGGAAGCTAGTCCATACATCAGATTCCTCAGCACTTTGTGAGGAGGGACTTCCAGGCCACTTCGGTGGCTGTGAACCAGGGCTGCCAACAGAAGGTTCCCCTGGACCTGCTGCTTTCTTCTTGGCTACCTTGCTCCTCACTTTGGCTAATTTGCTACTATTGTCCATGGAGGCTGCTCTTCGACGGGGAGCTTTTCCACTCTTTCCTCCCTCTGGGTTCAACATCCACCAGGAACTCTTTCCGGTGGCTTCATTGTGAACTTTAATAAACTTACTGTGCAGTGACAGATTGTGACGGATAGAATTCTGTggagatacaaaaaaaaacaaagctataACACGTTATTACAGTTTCCACATAAGCTAATTTGATTGTATAATATCTTTGTCGTACACAAGCTTTGATTTTGTCTGTATGAagttataaatacaaaatgtcaacaacaaatttttttttttttttgcaacttgtaGAAGCAGTATATCTTGTGTGCTGcaatgtgaattattttgcatTATGAGAATGCATTCTAGGAGTGTAAAGCAGCTGTAAGCTGCCAAAGTTttaaagtgtgtgtttttttttcagtgataaTTTTCCTCACTGCATATGTGGTCTACTTGCTAACAAGCAACAAAGATATGAACTGTATTTGTAAAACATGTATTATTGCCATGTTCTGATATCAGAAGCTGCCAGATACACATTACAGCTGTTTCAGACATGTAACTAAAACTGCAGTTTAGAGCACTGCTTTGATCAAAAGCTTTTCCGGACAACCATACAACTCCAGCCACAGGCTGTGGGGAAATAAAGTTGGCAATATATCCCCTGATTTCCAGTTTAACTGATTTCAACAAATTTGGCGGGAGCAATTTTGGGTCTGGAGTCAGATTCGCCAAAAATGTACCGACTCCGACTGCTAATAACTTTATTTATTGATACAAGCAGTGaatataatcaaatcagatttaaaagcttctatgaaggaggatttGGCAGAAGAAATTATGTTTCTATACTTAAgttcattttggattgtatttaacagctatataccaggttcaattaatatgtaagttgttttaggttttccaattgttttttggttggtgtagtttaactttgattttgttttagaattaccaaaggatatgGTTTGGATTTTTGAGCTTTGACGGTGATAAAATTCCTTGTATGTCGTGTACCTGTATTAATAGATAGGGTGCATCAGCAAAAGAGCTAGAGAAGAGGAACTGCACTTCTCTGCACAGCTCCCTACCTCCTCACCAGCTGTTAGTTTTACACAAACTGATGAAGAGTGCGAGAACTGCTCAGAAAAGTGTGGGAAGAGAGAACCTGCACTAGTCATTTAAGCCAGTTCAGCTGTGAAGATGTGCTGCTGCAAATAATGATAGCTCCCAATAAAAATGACAAGGATATTAGCCCCCCTACAGATCCATGCCCTTTACAAAAGCCATCATATACCTTTAAATGATCACATAATTATTGTGACTTAGAATACCTTACAACTTAATACAGGCTCTACATTATCCCATAAATCTTGAATTgcaaaataatcataaaaatccaaacatttcaaGCTCACATTAAAAAGACAGAAATTAGGTGTCATGGTTTAGAAGTATTTATTTTTCCCCATGTGGTCCAACAATCAGACAGGCCCCCCACAACTCAACACAAGACATCATCATTACTGCTATAGTATTTACAACCAAATCTTATCCTATTTGGCCTTCGAATTAGCACCCACTTCAACTGATCTGAGCACCCCTAGTGTGTGCCAACCTAGTTATTTGGGATTTTTCTCatcatagagaaaaaagatgCTATTTATCAGGGATGCaataaatccaggatttggttcgggattcagcaatttttagcaggattcggcaaatccttctgcccggccgaagcgAATTCGAATCcttttgggttttattaatgtttacatgattttttcagTAGACTTTAGGCACCATGCCAAATTACTGAatgaccccttatctagaaaactacAGGTCCCCAGCATTGTGGGcaaaaggtcccatatctgtactatgttGCATATTCAGGTGGTAAAGCAGGTGGCGCATCCCTATATCGCCCTGGTGTCATGTCTTTTTGACCGTGGGCTATTGTGGGCAGTATACTGTTTGTTCACTCTAATAGTAGACATAATCAGATataccaatttatttttaatatgtggATGGACTTGTTAATGAGGACATTATGGCAGGATTGGGCTGgtacattaaaggacaatgaaagcctAATAAACATTTAAGCTCACTGGACAGGCACAGCGCCATTTGTTCTGCAGTGCTATTGAATATGCTTCATTTACATCCATTTAGCGGCTTAAACATAGCATGCGTGTTTGGTAGTATCAGGAAGCAGTGCATGCgtataaattaaaggggacccgtcacccaaaaaaattattccaaatcctattttatcagattagtaaAGGAAAATGAacgttaattacactatataaattatttgaatcttgtttccttcagtctggga
The sequence above is a segment of the Xenopus laevis strain J_2021 chromosome 8L, Xenopus_laevis_v10.1, whole genome shotgun sequence genome. Coding sequences within it:
- the foxo4.L gene encoding forkhead box O4 L homeolog (The RefSeq protein has 2 substitutions compared to this genomic sequence): MEGTEPVPVEIDPDFQPQARPRSCTWPLPRPELSVVPPTVSSEESRTDTPDVPPLLPTEGEDGSLADGPVGVGGGGGGVTPRKGGSRRNAWGNQSYAELISQAIESSPEKRLTLSQIYDWMVKSIPYFKDKGDSNSSAGWKNSIRHNLSLHSKFIKVHNEATGKSSWWMLNPEGGKSGKAPRRRAASMDNSSKLAKVRSKVAKKKAAGPGEPSVGSPGSQPPKWPGSPSSQSAEESDVWTSFRPRTGSNASNLSLRLSPILPEQEDLVDEELHSISFSNSVPPTGTEELELIDGLTMLSSGPPASQPLLQGASSFSMRSSQTINYGNSLFSPLDVQGSSFPRPQTLEALLTSDSPPPSNVLMTQVDPVLAQSGGQSLSLLMGGQNKGRTPDKPTVSLNTVVTSNKLSMLGLPAAPSVPASKSSPLGGTPDRLPIDLDMDMILENLECDMEYIINNELMDEGGLDFIFEPSLPGTNQSNNHSWVPS
- the foxo4.L gene encoding forkhead box O4 L homeolog isoform X1, whose amino-acid sequence is MEGTEPVPVEIDPDFQPQARPRSCTWPLPRPELSVVPPTVSSEESRTDTPDVPPLLPTEGEDGSLADGPVGVGGGGGGVTPRKGGSRRNAWGNQSYAELISQAIESSPEKRLTLSQIYDWMVKSIPYFKDKGDSNSSAGWKNSIRHNLSLHSKFIKVHNEATGKSSWWMLNPEGGKSGKAPRRRAASMDNSSKLAKVRSKVAKKKAAGPGEPSVGSPGSQPPKWPGSPSSQSAEESDVWTSFRPRTGSNASNLSLRLSPILPEQEDLVDEELHSISFSNSVPPTVTEELELIDGLTMLSSGPPASQPLLQGASSFSMRSSQTINYGNSLFSPLDVQGSSFPRPQTLEALLTSDSPPPSNVLMTQVDPVLPQSGGQSLSLLMGGQNKGRTPDKPTVSLNTVVTSNKLSMLGLPAAPSVPASKSSPLGGTPDRLPIDLDMDMILENLECDMEYIINNELMDEGGLDFIFEPSLPGTNQSNNHSWVPNFLGKP